The Ignavibacteriales bacterium sequence ATATTTATCTTGCAAGAGATTTACAAGCCGGTAACCACAACCGCGAAGAAGGTGAATATGGCATGGAAATACTGGAATATTCTTTACCCGAGATTGATGATATGATAAAGTCCGGCGAGTTGATGGATGCTAAAAGTATTTGTGGAATTCAGATGGCAAAATTGTTTTTAAAATAACATTCCTTAAGGTACAGCAATGAACTTATCAGAGATCTTCATTTCATGTATACTAAATAGAAAGTGGTTTTCGGTATGTTGGTATAGGGGTATAAAGGTATATAATAAAGTTCACTACATACTTTAAACCTCTATACCAATATACCTTTATACCAAAACATCTTTCAATATATAATTTATTTTTTACTTTGAAAATGAAAACCAATTTATTTCAAGTATATTATCAATAACGAACTCTTATCGCTGATAAAACGAAATTAAAGTTTCCAGATCTACTTTTTTAATATGCTCTAAAGTTCTTCCCATAAAAATTTCGGAAATCTCTTTGAACTTCTGGGGTATATCACTTACAAAGTAATCCTGTAAACCAAGCGAGTTAGCATTTGTGTGAAGATTTGTTCTATCCAATTCACTTGCAAGTACTTTTGCAGCGGCAATTCCGGAATCAATTAAAGTTACTTTATCACCTACAACCTGCCGGATTACTTTTGCAAGGATTGGATAATGTGTACATCCTAAAACCAGAGTATCAATATCCTGTTCTTTAATTTCCTGCAAATATTCTTCAGCAATCAAATACGTTGCAGGATGATCAATCCAACCTTCTTCAGCCAATGGAACAAATAGTGGGCAGGCTTTTTCAAAAACCCGGGCTTTAGGATCGAGGCGATTAATTTCTTTAGAATAAGCTTTATTATTAATTGTTGCGCTTGTACCAATTACACCAATCTTTCCGCTCTTTGTATTTTCAATTGCCATCAAAGCGCCGGGTTCAATCATTCCAATTACAGGAACACTGAATCGATTTCGTAATTCGCTCAAAGCAACCGAAGATACAGTATTGCAGGCAACAACAATTACTTTAACATTTTTATTCAAAAGAAATTTCGCATCCTGGATTGCATATTCAATTACAGTAGAATTTGATTTTGAACCATAAGGAACGCGGGCGGTATCGCCAAAGTAAACAATGTTTTCTAATGGCAGGATTGAGATTATTCTTTTTACAACTGTTAAACCGCCAATACCAGAATCAAAAACTCCGATTGGTTTTTCCTTTTCCATAAAATTCATGTGCAATCCTTAAAGAATGAATGATGGTCTGAAAAATTTCTCCATCAATAATAATTTCTATAAATCAATTTATAAAATTTGTTCAATCGCTGCTGTCAGTTCAGCTTTAATAAACTCGTAATCATTTGGAGAAACTTTTTTTCCGTTACGATCCAGAAGATAAAATGAATCAACTACATCATCAGCTTTTGTGGAAATTTTTGCAAAGAAAATTGATAGACCAAGTTCGCCCATTTTTCTTGTAATCTGGTAAAGCAAACCTAATCTGTCCGGAGAAAAAATATCCAGTATCGAAAATTTTTCATGTTCTTCAAAAACTACTTTCACCTTACCAGACCGCTTGAAGAATTTATTTTCAATTCTCCACCATTTGGATTTCAGTTTTGTAAATTCCTGTAAAAGCTGAAGAGAACCATCCATAACGGCATTCAGATCCTTGCTTATTTTATCATACCTTTCAGGCTCTACAAGTTTATGAGTTCTAAAATCTGTTACTGCAAAACTATCTATTACAACTCCATCCTTACGTGTAAATATTCTTGCATCGTGGATGTTCAAATCATTTATAGAAAGAACACCGCACAATTTTGAAAGCAGCATCGGAGCATCTTTAGCAATGATGGTAATATTTGTAAAAGTATTTAATTCCTTAAAGAAGGTGGAGATATTTGATCCTTTTTCAATTTCTTCTAAATGTAGGGCGATTTCATCTTCAGTAAAAACTTGCGTATAGCTCATATCATTAATAGAATCAATATGATCCTGAAGTGAGGCGTTCATTTCACCTATAGCTTGAGGAAACTTGATAATGCTTGAATAGAGAAGTTCTTCGCCGGATACTTGTTCTTCCAGCATGGCGCGGGTTTTACGAAATAATTCATCCAGCAAATTGCTTTTCCATTCGGTCCAAACAACTGGATTAACTGCCGAAAGATCTGCATAAGTAACAAGATAAAGTAGATCCAATTGCAATACGGAATTAAATTTTGAGGTGAAGTTATTTAATGTTTCAGGATCGTTAAGATTTCTACGGAAAGCAACCTGCTCCATTACCAAATGATTTGCTACGAGAAATTTTACCTGGTCAACTTCTTCCTCCTCATAACCCATACGATACATTTCAGAAGATGCAATCTCGGCACCAAGAATTTCGTGACCGGATACACTAATTGGTTTAGCAATATCGTGGAAGAGAATGGCAAGAAAAAGAATTTCTCTTTCTTTCAACCCAGTAAAAAGTCTACCAAGCTGAGTTTCCTGCTTAACAAGATTTTCTACATTTGAGATTGCTACAATAGTATGTTCATCAGCCGTAAAATTGTGGTAAACTCCAGGTTGGAAAAATCCATTCAACTCTTTATATTCCGGCAGCACCAAACTTAAAACACCCAATTCATTCATATGAAAAAGAGTTTCCCCAACATTTTTGGGCAGTCTTAAAATTTCTCTAAAGAAAACTGAAGATTCGGATTCATCTAATTCAGAATTTTCAAGATGCTCTACACATTCAATTACAAGCGAGCGAAGATTTTCATCAAATCTGCCGTTGTGCAAACCACGATAATAAAATAGTCTTAATATATCCGAAAGAGAAAGTTCTCTATTATTAACGATGGAAAGACTATTTCCTTTAAGAAAAAAATCTTCGTCAAGTTGAATTGCTAAAAACTGGGAAAGCGGATCTGTAATTTCTTCTTCAATCCTGCGTGTCATTGTTTTAAAGAACCGGCTAATTCTATTGGAAGCATCAAAGTAGCTTTGCATAAAATTAACAACGGATGATTTTCCTTTGTAACTTAAATGATGCGCTATTTTTTCCTGGGAAGTGAATTCCAGCCGGTCATTCCTTTGCTTAGTTAAAAGGTGCATCAGGTTACGGATATGCAGAATAAATTTATAACTCTCCAGCACTTTTTTATATTCCTTTTGTGAAGCGTGTTTCTTTCCGCGAAGAATATTAAAAAAGTTTTCCGTCTGGGTTATTTCATTCTGGCTGGTTAAAGAAATTTTATTCTTCAATGAATAAATCCATTCTACCGCTTGCAAATCGCGCAAGCCGCCGGCAGAATATTTTACATTTGGTTCAAGCATTTTTGAAGAGCTGCCATACTTTTGATATCGCTTTTGAGTATCTTCAAAAAATTGAAAGATTAAAGCAGGTTGATTTTTTTCATCAAGACAATCAAATAACTGCGTTTGCCATTTGTTATAAATTTTTTCATCGCCTAACAACAAACGTGTTTCAAAAAATTGAGTGAAAGCATGTAAATCATCTGCAAGGTATTTATCGATGTCTGTAAAATCCCGTACCGTGTGAGATACTTCTATACCGCAATCCCACAACTGATGAATACATTTTTGTATCGGATCAACATTCTCTTCAATCGATTCAACAATAAACATTAAATCAATATCGGAGTTTGGTGAAAGCTCTCTTCTGCTAAAACTGCCGACTGACGCAATAACAAAATTGAATTTCTGTCCTTCGAATATTTTAAATATGTACTCTTCAACTAAAAGACTGTACGCGACACAAAACTTAAAAGAATCTTTCAACAGCTCAGGATCTTTAAAACTCTTCTCCCGATCTTTAATAAAATTCTTTTTTATGGTTGCAGATTTAGGCATAATAAAATTTCTTTGTATTATAATTCCAGAGGCGAGGGGAATCTCGTCTCTTTGAATTTAGTAAAACATTAATCCTAAAAAATAAATTTCAATTTTCTAAGCCGTTAAAAAATCGGGAGTAAGTAAATAGTTATTAGAAACTTCTGAAAAATCAATAATAAGTTGAGTGTCATTCCCACGAACCTGCCAGCAGTAGGCAGGAGTGGGAATCTAAAATAAAATCAATGGATTCCTGCCTGCTTACCAGTAGGCAAGCTTTCGCAGGAATGACATATTGAAATTATCAGAAATTTCTATTACTTAATCAATTAAAGTTTTTCAAATCTTGCCTGGAAGAAACGAAGATACTTTGGTTCGTACACCATCTTCAAACCTTTTATTTTCTTCCTGTCTTCATAAACCTGAACAATGGATTCGTGGGTAACATCAATATGAGCTTGAGTATAAACTCTCCTTGGGAATGTTAACCTAACCAGTTCAAGTTTTGGATAATTATGATCTCCGGTTACTTTATTTCTTCCGGAAGAAACTACTCCTCGTTCCATTGCGCGAACACCGGAATCAACATAAATCTCATTCGTTAATGTTTGAGCCGGGAATTCCGATTGTTTAATATGAGGCAAAAATCT is a genomic window containing:
- the murI gene encoding glutamate racemase, translated to MNFMEKEKPIGVFDSGIGGLTVVKRIISILPLENIVYFGDTARVPYGSKSNSTVIEYAIQDAKFLLNKNVKVIVVACNTVSSVALSELRNRFSVPVIGMIEPGALMAIENTKSGKIGVIGTSATINNKAYSKEINRLDPKARVFEKACPLFVPLAEEGWIDHPATYLIAEEYLQEIKEQDIDTLVLGCTHYPILAKVIRQVVGDKVTLIDSGIAAAKVLASELDRTNLHTNANSLGLQDYFVSDIPQKFKEISEIFMGRTLEHIKKVDLETLISFYQR
- a CDS encoding HD domain-containing protein, producing the protein MPKSATIKKNFIKDREKSFKDPELLKDSFKFCVAYSLLVEEYIFKIFEGQKFNFVIASVGSFSRRELSPNSDIDLMFIVESIEENVDPIQKCIHQLWDCGIEVSHTVRDFTDIDKYLADDLHAFTQFFETRLLLGDEKIYNKWQTQLFDCLDEKNQPALIFQFFEDTQKRYQKYGSSSKMLEPNVKYSAGGLRDLQAVEWIYSLKNKISLTSQNEITQTENFFNILRGKKHASQKEYKKVLESYKFILHIRNLMHLLTKQRNDRLEFTSQEKIAHHLSYKGKSSVVNFMQSYFDASNRISRFFKTMTRRIEEEITDPLSQFLAIQLDEDFFLKGNSLSIVNNRELSLSDILRLFYYRGLHNGRFDENLRSLVIECVEHLENSELDESESSVFFREILRLPKNVGETLFHMNELGVLSLVLPEYKELNGFFQPGVYHNFTADEHTIVAISNVENLVKQETQLGRLFTGLKEREILFLAILFHDIAKPISVSGHEILGAEIASSEMYRMGYEEEEVDQVKFLVANHLVMEQVAFRRNLNDPETLNNFTSKFNSVLQLDLLYLVTYADLSAVNPVVWTEWKSNLLDELFRKTRAMLEEQVSGEELLYSSIIKFPQAIGEMNASLQDHIDSINDMSYTQVFTEDEIALHLEEIEKGSNISTFFKELNTFTNITIIAKDAPMLLSKLCGVLSINDLNIHDARIFTRKDGVVIDSFAVTDFRTHKLVEPERYDKISKDLNAVMDGSLQLLQEFTKLKSKWWRIENKFFKRSGKVKVVFEEHEKFSILDIFSPDRLGLLYQITRKMGELGLSIFFAKISTKADDVVDSFYLLDRNGKKVSPNDYEFIKAELTAAIEQIL